Proteins from one Xenorhabdus griffiniae genomic window:
- a CDS encoding fatty acyl-AMP ligase: MMLEHAQTLLCCFKHYASQQPNQIVYRFLPSGDSETVTLTWQELEQRSHQLACALVAGGQQGKTVILMYPAGLEFIVGLLACFKAGAIAVPSNVVRGSRHLQRLTQILNDSEAKVILTTSELSRVLSNEFPDLGIMYYSENQPVDESTELPSISPGQLAFLQYTSGSTDVPKGVMVTHDNLIHNLRAMNNTFGLHEGLVIGGWIPQFHDMGLVGHILMTMALGGQYNFMSPLSFIQRPLRWLQLMHDYKAEFCCAPNFAYDLCADQDCSGLNLDLSRWRWAGNGAEPVRNETLMRFYQAVKEYGFIYQSQIPCYGMAEATLVISSSTSEDLPLSFTLCSDSLEKGKLALKPDGIVMQACGQVAPDHRVVIVNPDTKVLCEPDEIGEIWVQGPSIAIGYWNNPQQTQENFMAYTTTGEGPFLRTGDLGCLYQHHLLITGRLKDLIIIRGRNIYPQDIEYTATMQSTAFRPGKAIAFELGQRVVVAIELQKNVEQEHNFRELRRNVIQALNAAFDIDIADLVFIQANKLPTTSSGKVQRKLCRSLYLQGKLQLADVLSTTETQGALI; this comes from the coding sequence ATGATGTTGGAGCATGCTCAAACACTATTATGCTGTTTTAAACATTATGCTTCACAGCAGCCAAATCAAATTGTATATCGCTTTTTACCTTCAGGAGATTCAGAGACGGTTACCCTGACTTGGCAAGAATTGGAACAACGTTCCCATCAACTTGCTTGTGCCCTCGTTGCTGGAGGACAACAAGGGAAAACGGTTATTCTGATGTACCCTGCTGGTCTGGAGTTTATTGTCGGATTATTAGCCTGTTTTAAAGCGGGGGCTATTGCTGTTCCATCCAATGTCGTTCGGGGAAGTCGCCATCTACAAAGGTTAACTCAGATCTTGAATGACTCAGAAGCGAAAGTGATTCTGACCACCTCAGAGTTAAGCCGGGTTTTATCAAATGAATTTCCTGATCTGGGGATCATGTATTACTCGGAAAATCAGCCGGTAGATGAAAGCACGGAACTTCCCTCAATCAGTCCGGGACAATTGGCTTTCCTACAATATACCTCTGGTTCCACCGATGTTCCTAAAGGAGTGATGGTCACTCACGATAACTTAATCCATAACTTGCGGGCAATGAATAATACTTTTGGCTTGCATGAAGGATTAGTCATTGGAGGCTGGATACCTCAGTTTCATGATATGGGGTTGGTAGGACATATTTTAATGACCATGGCACTCGGTGGACAATATAACTTCATGTCACCCTTGTCATTTATCCAGCGGCCATTACGTTGGTTACAGTTGATGCATGATTATAAAGCAGAATTCTGTTGTGCCCCTAATTTTGCTTACGACTTATGTGCTGACCAAGATTGCTCTGGACTTAATCTGGATCTGTCCCGCTGGCGTTGGGCGGGGAATGGTGCCGAGCCAGTCAGAAATGAAACGTTGATGCGTTTTTATCAGGCAGTTAAGGAATATGGATTTATTTATCAAAGCCAAATCCCCTGTTACGGTATGGCTGAAGCAACACTGGTAATCAGTTCATCCACGAGTGAGGATCTGCCACTGAGTTTCACGCTGTGCAGCGACAGCCTGGAAAAAGGGAAATTGGCCTTAAAACCTGATGGGATTGTCATGCAAGCTTGTGGTCAAGTTGCACCTGATCACCGAGTCGTGATTGTTAACCCCGACACAAAAGTATTGTGTGAGCCTGATGAAATCGGTGAGATCTGGGTGCAGGGACCAAGTATTGCCATAGGATATTGGAATAATCCGCAACAGACTCAAGAAAACTTCATGGCCTATACGACCACTGGAGAAGGGCCTTTTCTCCGTACCGGTGATCTTGGTTGTCTGTACCAACATCACTTGTTGATCACCGGCCGTTTGAAGGATCTGATTATTATCCGAGGGCGGAATATCTATCCACAGGACATTGAGTACACGGCTACTATGCAATCCACAGCCTTTCGTCCAGGAAAAGCAATTGCATTTGAACTGGGCCAGCGGGTTGTTGTCGCCATCGAGCTGCAAAAAAATGTGGAACAAGAACACAATTTCAGAGAATTGAGACGAAATGTAATTCAGGCACTCAATGCAGCGTTCGATATCGAT
- a CDS encoding iron-sulfur cluster assembly scaffold protein, which translates to MFNEIITDNFCNPDFQGSLTNPDIQLKLGNPVCGDTVNIDLSLSEEGRISAARFQAWGCTTSLAMSNQFCRQVQGRTLTEIAQLSTQEIDSMLGKLQPSQQHCLEMLHALFQQVRVHI; encoded by the coding sequence ATGTTTAATGAAATTATCACTGATAACTTCTGTAATCCTGATTTTCAGGGCAGCCTGACAAATCCTGATATTCAGTTGAAGTTGGGTAACCCTGTGTGTGGGGATACAGTGAATATTGATTTGTCATTGAGTGAAGAAGGGCGCATCAGTGCAGCCCGTTTTCAAGCTTGGGGATGTACGACTTCTTTAGCGATGTCTAACCAGTTTTGTCGCCAAGTTCAGGGAAGAACTCTGACAGAAATCGCCCAATTAAGCACACAAGAGATCGACAGCATGTTGGGTAAACTGCAACCTTCACAGCAGCATTGTCTGGAAATGTTGCACGCTCTTTTTCAGCAGGTAAGGGTGCATATATGA
- a CDS encoding cysteine desulfurase family protein, giving the protein MTMLYFDFNATTPLSHKTKTAIQGVLDQFANPSGRYRLSQNLVTLIHQAKESIAQLVGGSPERIIFTSGGTESNNLALHSVFSQLPVGQLSRYHAICSAIEHSSILEPLRWYQTQGLKLTVIEPSKTGRVDLDTLCRAITPQTCFIALMVINNETGVIQPYDQLASRLKGKGIHLHLDAIQAVGKWPISRFDDIPLTISFSGHKFYAPKGVGGLYYSQQVKINPLLHGGGQEHGLRSGTENTLGIAGLAAAAKEAYEELVQRIDYCREMRTYLLTQLDKLGVNYHVNGETNPEYQAPWTLNVSFPGIRAEALASRLDLCHGISVSLGSACSNNAHSPQRSHVLLAMQSPHDYIDSALRISFGHVTERHEVSVLANALQQETRHLLAIAGEQKR; this is encoded by the coding sequence ATGACAATGTTGTACTTTGATTTCAATGCGACAACGCCACTGAGTCATAAGACAAAGACGGCAATTCAGGGCGTGTTGGATCAATTTGCCAATCCTTCCGGCAGATATCGTTTAAGCCAAAATCTGGTGACGTTGATTCATCAGGCAAAAGAGTCAATCGCTCAATTAGTGGGAGGTTCGCCAGAAAGGATCATTTTTACTTCTGGGGGGACAGAGAGCAATAATCTGGCTTTGCACAGTGTATTCAGCCAGCTTCCGGTTGGTCAATTGTCACGTTATCACGCCATCTGCTCCGCAATTGAACACTCTTCAATTCTGGAACCTCTGCGTTGGTACCAGACGCAAGGCTTAAAGCTTACTGTCATTGAGCCGAGTAAAACAGGAAGAGTTGATCTGGACACCTTATGTCGTGCTATCACACCTCAAACGTGTTTCATCGCATTGATGGTAATCAACAATGAAACTGGCGTTATTCAACCTTACGATCAGCTTGCTTCCAGGCTGAAAGGAAAAGGTATCCATCTTCATCTCGATGCCATACAAGCGGTAGGAAAATGGCCGATAAGCCGTTTTGATGATATCCCACTAACTATTTCCTTTTCCGGGCATAAGTTTTATGCCCCTAAAGGGGTGGGAGGGCTGTATTACAGCCAGCAAGTGAAAATCAATCCCTTACTCCATGGAGGTGGGCAGGAACACGGCTTACGTAGTGGTACAGAAAATACATTAGGAATAGCCGGATTAGCGGCTGCCGCAAAAGAAGCTTATGAAGAATTGGTTCAACGCATTGATTACTGCCGTGAAATGAGAACGTACCTGCTTACTCAATTAGATAAGTTGGGTGTGAATTATCACGTAAATGGTGAGACAAATCCTGAATATCAGGCTCCATGGACATTAAATGTCAGTTTCCCTGGTATTAGGGCGGAAGCGTTAGCAAGCCGATTGGATTTATGCCACGGTATTTCTGTTTCTCTGGGGTCTGCTTGTAGCAATAACGCTCATTCACCTCAGCGTTCACATGTTTTACTTGCGATGCAATCTCCTCATGACTATATCGATAGTGCATTGCGGATCAGCTTTGGACATGTTACCGAGCGGCATGAAGTGAGTGTCTTGGCTAATGCCTTACAACAGGAAACACGGCATTTATTGGCCATTGCAGGAGAACAAAAAAGATGA
- a CDS encoding LuxE family acyl-protein synthetase, which translates to MFKSTELYEKIKEVNGDAIKWLITSSNFFYSLSTEEQQELKTHVIRDAFKYHFENNAYYREQCEKKGVKPSDIQNYTDLVNIPVIPVSTFKSANSHRLLSKPLSSIEHEMRSTGTSGIPSVARRCDETMDYTTIGLYNSFRDMLKLSSGAGLCLCPSTEEIPEMGMIKAFNWLAGLLDTNRFMVKEERFVPEEAVSQLNEWQGKFTRHLIGPPFLIHRFISFLKATNTKLELDSGSMIITLGGWKRFTGAMISRTEFNQELETWLGIPANQVRDMYGLVEANFLAIEDEFNQKHIPPYIHFSVRDPENLSREVADGETGQLVIFDPIARSTPGMLLTEDMIYLRTDRDPSGRNSQRMQYVMRAPSATEFGCCAVNLESKMSADEQRDVCPVTQ; encoded by the coding sequence ATGTTCAAATCGACTGAGCTGTATGAAAAAATAAAAGAAGTAAATGGTGACGCTATAAAATGGTTAATTACAAGTAGTAACTTTTTTTATAGTCTCTCAACTGAAGAACAACAAGAATTAAAAACCCATGTTATTAGAGATGCCTTTAAATACCATTTTGAAAATAATGCTTACTACCGTGAACAATGTGAAAAGAAAGGGGTAAAACCCAGTGATATTCAAAATTACACAGATTTAGTCAATATCCCAGTTATTCCTGTATCCACGTTCAAATCTGCAAATAGCCATCGTCTTTTGAGTAAACCTCTTTCCAGCATTGAGCATGAAATGCGTTCGACAGGTACGAGTGGGATCCCGAGTGTTGCCCGTCGATGTGATGAAACAATGGATTATACTACCATAGGTCTTTATAACTCATTTCGTGACATGCTTAAACTCTCCAGTGGCGCGGGACTTTGTTTATGTCCTTCCACAGAGGAAATTCCTGAAATGGGAATGATCAAAGCATTTAATTGGTTGGCTGGGTTGCTGGATACAAATCGCTTTATGGTTAAGGAAGAGCGTTTTGTCCCAGAAGAAGCTGTCAGTCAATTAAACGAGTGGCAAGGAAAATTTACCCGCCATCTGATAGGGCCTCCATTCCTTATTCATCGCTTTATCAGTTTCTTAAAAGCGACAAATACTAAGTTGGAACTGGATAGCGGAAGTATGATCATTACACTTGGTGGTTGGAAGCGTTTCACTGGTGCCATGATCTCCCGTACCGAGTTTAATCAGGAGCTGGAAACTTGGTTAGGTATTCCAGCTAATCAGGTTCGTGATATGTACGGACTGGTCGAAGCTAACTTTTTGGCGATAGAGGATGAGTTTAACCAAAAACATATACCGCCTTATATTCATTTCTCTGTTCGTGATCCGGAAAATTTATCCCGAGAAGTGGCTGATGGTGAAACCGGTCAGCTTGTTATTTTTGATCCCATAGCACGCTCAACACCGGGCATGTTGTTGACTGAAGACATGATTTACCTGCGCACTGATCGCGATCCATCAGGGCGTAACTCGCAACGTATGCAATATGTTATGCGGGCGCCTTCTGCAACGGAATTCGGCTGCTGTGCCGTTAATCTGGAAAGTAAAATGTCGGCTGATGAACAAAGGGATGTATGCCCTGTTACTCAGTGA